Genomic window (Armatimonadota bacterium):
GTCAAGGTGTGAGGTTTGGCCGGGCCGTCTCCTAGTTTCGCCTCGAACGTTTGAGGCGGGGTCGTTTGGGTCGACCCTCCCGAGTTGTACTGGACCCGGACTTCGACGGGCCCGACCGGCAGGTTGTAAACGTTGACCGTTCCCTTGCTCTCTGGAGTCAGGAGCGCTTCCCGCTCTTCCTTTCCGGCTTTGGCTTTCACGACGGCCGCTGCGACGGGCTTTCCGTTGGAAACGACGGAGAACTGAAGCCGGAACACGCGCTTTTCGTCAGCGGCCGCGACCTTCCAGCTTCCCGTCTTCATCGCGTCTGCCAGTGGCTTCGAGGCCACGTTGCCCGACTTCTTATCGTGGGCGTAGAGGGTATAGGCCGCAGGATCGGAGGGGGCGTCAAGAGTGATCGAGAGCCCGGTCGCCGCGACCGGGTCTTTGAACAGCCCCGGAGTGGCCGTCGGGCCGATCCAGACTTCACGGTCGCCCTCGGCAGCGAATTCGATTTTTACCGGCTTCGCTGTTTGCCCCCTAGCGTTCGCGCACAGGACGAGCGCCACGCAAAACCCCCAAACTGTTCTCACGTCGTTAGAATAGACCGCGCCCGAGGCAAGAATTGCGCGATGTCGGAAGCAGAAAATCCGATCTTGCCGATTTCTTGAGCGCAGAGGTCTCCGGCCAAACCGTGCCACAGGGCCCCTTTCCAACCTGCCTCCGTCCAGAATCCGGGGGGTAATTGGGCCAAGAGCGTCCCGATCACGCCGGCCAAGACGTCTCCCGTCCCGCCAGACGCCATCCCCGCGTTTCCTGTCGAGTTGACGGTCAGAGGCCCGCCGTGGGTGGCATAGACCGAGTAGGCGCCCTTCAGCAGAACAGGGCGTCGCAGCGTTTCGCAGAGACGGCGGACGGCGCCGAACCGGTCGGACTGGACGGTCGCAGCCGTTGCCGGTTCACCGAGTAAGCGACCGGCTTCTCCTGGGTGAGGGGTCAGGATGCAAAAGGCGACAGGTGGTTCGATGGCGCGCGCCAACCAGTTCAGCGCGTCCGCGTCGAGGACGGAACGGACCTCCCATCGGCTCCAGAGCGCCCTCAAGAAGCGGCCCGCTCCAGGCGATAGACCGAGCCCTGGCCCGATGACCGCGGATTCCCAAGCTTTCTGAGCCTCGATCAAGATCGGTGCCGCTTTCTCGCTGATCGCTCCTTCGTCTTCTGGAAGCGGCAGGAAGACCGCCTCCGGGACATGCGAGGCCACCGCCGCGATGACGGGTTCGATGGCCGCCACCGTCACCAGGCCTGCGCCCGCTTTCAAGGCGCCCTGGGCGGCCAGCGTCGCCGCACCACGGTAACGCGCCGACCCGGCGATGACGACGACGTGCCCGTTCGCACCCTTGTGACTGTCCGTCGTCCGGACCGGCAGGACCGTCGTGGTCGGGGCGAGCCGCACCCCTGTCGGTCTTTCGAGCAGTCCTTGGGGAAAGCCGATGTCGGCGACGCTCCACTTGCCGGAGAATCCGGGACCAGACCGCAAGAACAGGTACGGCTTGGGAAGCCCTAGAGTCACGGTCTCATGGGCCATGACGGCCATCCCCAACACCTCGCCTGAGTCCGTTTCGATCCCAGAGGGTACGTCGACCGCGATCCGATGACACTGCATTGCGTTGATCGCTTCGATGGCAGCGGCGACCGTCCCCGAGACTTCACGCGTGGCGCCCGTTCCCAGCACCGCGTCGACGACCACGGGCCAATGCCCCCTTTTCAGAGCCCCGCGCGCCGATGGGTCGCTTAAGTCGGACACCTTGCATCCGGCGGCCCTGCACCTTTGCTCCTGTTCCAAAGGCAGCCCTTTCAGGTCGAGCGTCGTGGCGAACACCGAGACGTCGAAGCCCGCTTCGTGCGCCAGACGGGCGACGACATAGCCGTCGCCTCCGTTGTTCCCGGGCCCACAGACGACGGCGACCGGGGACGGCCCGGGCGCCGCCCGGCGGACGGCGTCGAACACCGCACGACCGGCGTTCTCCATGAGCGTCTCGGCGGCGATCCCGTGCTCGGAGGAGGCTAAAGCCTCGGTTTCACGCATCTCGGCCGCGGTCGCGATCCACATTTCAGCGACACCTGCCGAAAATTCGGTGCAGAAAACCGTCGCGCTTATTCGTCCACACGAGAGAAGTGGATGACGGTGACCAGGTTGGCAGGAGTGACAAAATCGTCGTACAGTCGGGCCAATAAGGCGATCACATCGTCCTGGGTCCGCATCTCCGGGTTTTCCCGTTCGATGTCCCGGGGCGATAGGTCTACGATCGGCTTGACTTCGACGCGGTCTACAATGGCGGCGTACAGCTTCTGCCGGCGCCCGAAACGGGGGCCGACGGTGACCCATACGATCATGCCCGCGCGGTACTTGTCCGACTTGTCGCCTAGCCTTATGGTCGCCGTTTTCCTGTTCTTGGCCAGCAGGTCTTCGTAGAGTTCGGAGTAAAAATTGAGGGCGTACATCGGCGGCGGGCAAAAAGTTTATCCGATATCGGTGGCGGTTCAATGTTGATCTTGGTTCTTCTGTGCGTCGCAGGGGGCATCGTGCTCACCTATTTCCTGCTTTTGGCGGTCGTCGCCTGGGTCAGTGTCCGGCCCCCGCGCATGCCGCAGTCGTCGACTCCGGCCCAAATGGGGATGCCGCAGGAGACCGTCTCGATCCTGACCAATGACGGACAGACCCTTCGGGCGTGGTGGGTGACGGGCTCGGGAGACACGACCGTCGTGTTCGTCCACGGCTATTTTACGAACCGCTGTGAGTTCGTCCCGTTCGTGTCCCAGTTCCGGGCCCGCGGAGCGTCCTGTCTCTTCTTCGACCTTCGTGCCCACGGCACGAGCAGCGGCAAGCGTTGCACGTTCGGCGTCGAGGAGGCCCTGGACGTCGCCGCCGCCGTCCGATGGGTCAAAGAACAGCGACCTGACGACCGGATCGTGCTGATCGGCAACAGCATGGGCGGGGTCGCCTGTGCCCGGCAGGCTGCGATCGAACCCGGGTCCGTGGACGCCCTGGTCTTGGACAGCGCCTACGCCAAAGTCAACGAGGCCGCCCGCGGTTGGTGGTCGTTCTTCCTGCGCGGCAAGTTCAAGACGTTGCTCCGGCCGACCGGACTGTTCGGACGCATCTTCGTACGTGTGAACCTGGAGGACGCCAATCTCGAAGAGTCGCTGGTCAAGATCAGCGGAGCTCCCGTCCTCTTCATCTACGGGAGGATCGACCCGCTGATCCCGGCCGCTTCGGCGGCGCGTTGCATCGAAGCGGCCGGCCCGCGCGCCGAGGCGGTCTGGTTCGAAGATACGAACCATGCCAGGGCGCGGTTTAAAGAGCCGAAGAGGTATGTCGAGGAGATCTTCGGTTTCATGGAACGCCACGACCTGATGCCCAGGGCCTAGGCAAGGGGAACCTGGTGACGACCGTGAGTGTCATCTCCAGCACATGAGCGCCGTGTGGACCGTCGTCGGCGTCCTCCTGTCCCTCCCCTTCCTCTACCTCCTCTTGTTGCTCGGGCTGAGCTATTTGAGCGTCCGGCCCCCGAGGGTCCCGTTGTACATGTTCCCTTCGCAGTTCGGGGAACCGCAGGAGTGGGTCGAATTCGACTCCCAAGACGGCTTACGGATCCGTGGCTGGTGGTCGGCTTCGGACGGGGACGTGGTCGCGGTCTTCGTCCACGGCTACGCGGCGAACCGCTGCGAGCTCGTACCTTACGGCCTCCGGCTCCGACAAATGGGGGTTTCGGCGCTCTACGTGGACCTGAGGTGCCACGGAGCGAGCGACCGGGCCAAGTGCACGTTCGGGATCGACGAGGCGATGGACGTCCGCGCCGCCGTGGCGTTCGCCCGTTCCAAGAACCCGAAGGCTAAGATCGTCGTGTTCGGGAGCAGCATGGGCGCGGCCGCATCGGCCCGGGCATGGGCGGACGATCCCGGACTCGCCGATGCGATGATCTTCGACGGCCCGTATGCCCGCTTGGACGAGGCCGCGCGCGGCTTCTGGCACGTCACGGGCGTGGCCCAGATCGCCCGGTTCCTGGGTCCGATCGCGGTCGTCGGAAGGGTGTGGGCCGGGATCGACCCGAAAAAGGTGGACATGGAACCCGTGTTCGCCCGGCTCTGCGGGCGTCCGGTCCTGTTCCTCTACGGCACCCGCGACTGGGTCGTACCGATGGAATCCGCCTCCCGCTGCGTCTCTGCGGCCGAGGCCCAGACCCAGGTCGTGTACTTCGAGGGCCAGGGTCACGGACAAGCGCGGTATCACGAACCGGCTAAGTACTTCGACTCGATCGTGGCGTTTTTAGAAGGTCAAGGTCTGGTCGATCCGGTCCAAGAGGCCTAAACGACAGGATCAAATCCGGCGCGAGACCCGTCATACAGGGTGGTACCATTCGGTCCGACTCCGGAACAGCGCCGTTCCGGGCCGGCGAGGACGCTCTCGCTGACCGGTACCGGAACCTCATGACTGCTTCCTTGGGACACTGGGTGATCCCGCAACTCGAAAGGCTCGCGAAGAGCGACGCTGGGCGCATCGACGAACTCCTCGACGTGGTCCGTGCCTATCGGCCCGACCTGTTCGACGAGCTCACGTTGCTCGCCGTGGAACACGGCCAACTGACTCACGAAGAAGCCGCCGAAGTCTTGGGATCGGACACCGTCGTCGTGGCGATCCGTCTCCAGACCTTGCGCGAAGCGTTCGACGAGGCCGTTCAAGGTCAGACGATCGTCAAGGACAAGAACGGCGTCGCCAAGATCGACGGTAAGCCCGTCTCCGTCTGGGAGGTCGTGCGCGAATACCGCCGCTCCGGGTCCGTCGACGCGATGAAAGGCGCGTTCGGCAGCTTGACCGAATGCGAGATCCGTGCCGCCCTTCTCTATGCCGGCCGCAACCCGGACGAGATCGGGGCGCAGATCGGAGCCTATGACGAGGTCGTCGAGCGCAGTAAGGCCGCTTACCCCTTCGCGAAAGGCTGATAGAATCGGCGTGTGCCGGTCCTGCTGACGTCGTCCGTCGGTTCCCTCCCGCTCGTCCACCGAGGCAAAGTGAGGGACACTTATGACCTCGGCGACAGCTACTTGATCGTGGCGAGCGACCGGATCTCCGCCTTTGACGTCGTCATGGCGAACGGCGTGCCCGAAAAAGGCCGGATCCTCACGCAGATGTCGGATTACTGGTTCAGATCGTTGTCCGACGTCTGCCCTCACCATCTTCTAGAGACCGACGACGAGGCCATCGCCCGTCGCGTGCCGGGCTGGGACGGATCGTTGGCCGGTCGCTCTGTCGTCGTGAGGAAGGCCCGACCGCTCTCGATCGAATGCGTCGCGCGGGGATATCTCATGGGCTCGCTCTACAAAGAGTACGTCCGTCAAGGCGGGACCGTGCACGGACTCCGGCTACCCGACGGCCTCCAGGAAGGATCCCGGCTCCCAGAGCCCATTTTTACGCCCGCGACGAAGGCACAGGAAGGGCATGACGAAAACATCTCGTTCGACGAAGCCGTGTCAAGGGAGGCGCCCGGAGTCGCCGAGCAAGCCCGGTCGTGGACGATGGAGCTCTACCGTAGGGCGGCAGACCGGGCGGCGTCGGTCGGCCTCATCCTCGCCGACACGAAGTTCGAGTTTGGAACGACCGACGAAGGGCTGATCTGGATCGACGAGGCGCTGACGCCCGACTCGTCGCGCTATTGGGAAGCCTCGCTATGGAAACCCGGCGGGGCGCAACCCAGCTTCGACAAGCAGTTCGTTCGCGACTACCTCGAATCGATCGGTTGGGACAAGCGGCCGCCAGGCCCGACGTTGCCGGACGACGTGGTCTCCAAAACGAGGGACAAGTACTTGGAGGCGTACCGGCGCGTGACCGGGCGCGACCTCTGAGCCCATGGTCATTTGGATCTACAACATCTTGCTCACCCTCGGCTCCCTGGTGTGGGTGCCTTGGATGCTGTGGCGGGCCCGTCGTCGAAAGGAGGGCGTCGACTGGAGACAGCGGAGCGGCGAGTACCCCTTCAAGCTGGAAAAGGGCCGTCCGCGGGTCTGGATCCATGCTGTCTCCGTGGGTGAGGTCATGGCGGCCTTGCCGGTCTTGCGCGAAGTGCGCCAGGTCGGCCCCGACGTCGAGATCGTTCTCAGCGTGACGACGAGTAGCGGCCACCGGACCGCGACCGGGTTTCCCGACGCGTATGACCGTCTCGTGTACTTCCCGATCGATGTCTACCGGTTCGTCTTGGCAGCCCTCGTCCGTGTCCGCCCGACCGTCGTCGCGGTCATGGAGACCGAGCTCTGGATGAACTTCCTGGACGCTTCCCAGAACCTTGGCGCGACGACGATTCTGATCAACGGTCGGATCAGCGACCGGAGTTTTCCTCGGGCACGGACGTTCCGTTTCTTCTACCGCGACCTGCTCCGCCGGGTCGACCGGTGCCTCATGCAGACCACTGTCGACGCCGAAAGGATCACGGCCCTCGGTGCAAGAAGCGTCGAAGTTTTCGGCAACTGTAAGTACGACCAAGCCCTCGAGGGCCTCGACGCCCAGCCGGGGGTCTGGCGGGGCGAACTGGGGCTCGATCCTGAGAGACCGACTTTGGTGGTCGGATCGACGAGGAGCGAACGGGAGGAGGCGTTGGTCGTCGAAGCGCTCGGGACCATGAAGACCGAAGGGCTTCAAGTCGTGTGGGCCCCCAGGCACTTGGAACGAACGGACGCGATCGTCGCCGCATTGGCCGGGTTACCGGGCGGCGCCGTCCGGCGCTCTCAGTCGAGGAGTCTGGCGGGCTCAGGGTCTCGAGTGATGGTCTTGGACACGTACGGCGAACTCGCGCAGGTGTACTGTGTGGCCGACGCCGTCGTCATCGGTGGCGGTTTCGACGACCTAGGAGGCCAGAACATCCTTCAGCCGCTCGCCCACGGTAAGCCCGTCGTCCATGGCCCCCATATGCAGAACTTCCGCGACGTCGCAACAGCGGCGACCGCAAGGGGCTGTAGCCTCACGGTCTCGGACGCCGCGTCACTGGCCGCCACGCTGGACGGCTTGTTCGCCGATCCGGAAGGTCGCGCCCGGATGGGCGCGGCCGCCCGCGAGCTCGTCGCCGAAAACCTGGGCGCGTCCCGTCGTTACGCCGAAGCGGTCGTCGCCGCCGCCAAGAAGACGGACTAGACGATGTCGCTGAAGTCTTGCTGACGCTCGATCGAATCGAGGATCTTCATGACTTCTTCGTTGCCCTGCATGGCTTCGCGGATCTGACCGATGATGGCTTTGCCCTCGTCGTCGCGGCCGGTCCACATGCACGCCTGAGCGAAGTTCAGGGCCAGAGTCAGCGAGCCCGTGTTCTGGGCCAGTCCGTTGCGTAAGAAGTTATAGGCGTCTTCGTCACGGTCTTGACCGTGGAGCGACGCCGCCAGCATGGCGTAAGCCGGTTCACACCCGGGGAACATCCCGAGTAAGTGGCTGAGCGCCTCTTCGGCTTCTTTGTACTCTCCGACCTGGTTGTGGGCGTTCGCCAAGTGCATCCACAGTTCCCAGAAGTCGGACATCCAGGTCTTCAGCGGCTTCAGTTCGCGCAGGGCGCCCTGGGGATCGCCCTCTTCGAGCTTCTTCGCACCGGCTTCGACCGCTTCGACCCGCTTCGGCTGTTCGAGCCGCAGCAGCCACGCTTGGGTCTGAGCCCTCGTGTTCGGGTCGATCTCCTTATTAAGGACGTCGCGAAGGACGGGAGGCACTTCGAACGACCTGTTCGCGTTCTGAAGCGTCTGCGCGTATTCGAGCTTGACCTGCACATCTTCCGGCGCCACTTCGATGACGTCTTCGAAATAGTCCATCGCCCGGTCGAGCTCGCCTTTTTGCGCAAGGATCCCGGCGTAGACGCGCTTGACCATCGTCGCGTCCTCGACCGATTCGACGGCCGTGTCCAAAACGCGCATGGCTTCGGCTTCCCGGCCCGCCTGCATCAAGGAACCCGCGTAGTTCACTTGGAACTGGGGGTTCTGGGGAAACTTGTCGACCATGTCCTTCCAGAGCGCGGGCACTTCGTGGGCGCGGCCCGTTTGGGACAACACTTGGGAGAGGAGGCCGAGGCTCGGCTTGTCGTCCCCTTCAAGGTCGACGGCCCGTCGCAGGTTGCGCTCGGCGTTCGCGGGCATCTGCATCTGGACCTGGGCGATGCCGAGCCGGGCCAAGATCGGGGCTTCGTCGTTCGCAGCGGCGGTCGCTTGCTGTTCGAGTTCGGCCGCTTCGTCCGGGTTGCCGGCCGTCCTGGCCGCTTCCGCTTCCTTCCGAAGCTTCGCCGCCCGCATCTGGAGTTTGACGATCGCCTTCTCCATGTTGTCGATCGTGCCTTGCGCGTTCCCCACCGAACCGTAAAAGTCACCCAGCGCGAACCAAGCACGGGCGTCGTCCGGCTCCTTCTCGGTCATCTCTTTCAGCGTCGCTTCGATGAGGTGCGCGTCACCGATCCGGTGCTGGGTGCACAAGCGGCACAGGTTCAGCAGGGCGATAAAGGGAGCTTCCCAGTCCGTGTCCTTCTCCCAGGCCGACTTCAACGAACCGATGGCTTGAGCAGGGTCGAATTCGTTCGCGACCATCCCCTGCGACTTCTCGATGTACTGAAGACCGTCAAAGCCGACCATGAACTCTTCGAAGGCGGTCGGATCGTTGGTGCCGAAAAGGTCCTCGTCTTCCCGAAGGGAGTCCGGCATCGAAGCGTCCAATTGCGACA
Coding sequences:
- a CDS encoding NAD(P)H-hydrate dehydratase, whose translation is MWIATAAEMRETEALASSEHGIAAETLMENAGRAVFDAVRRAAPGPSPVAVVCGPGNNGGDGYVVARLAHEAGFDVSVFATTLDLKGLPLEQEQRCRAAGCKVSDLSDPSARGALKRGHWPVVVDAVLGTGATREVSGTVAAAIEAINAMQCHRIAVDVPSGIETDSGEVLGMAVMAHETVTLGLPKPYLFLRSGPGFSGKWSVADIGFPQGLLERPTGVRLAPTTTVLPVRTTDSHKGANGHVVVIAGSARYRGAATLAAQGALKAGAGLVTVAAIEPVIAAVASHVPEAVFLPLPEDEGAISEKAAPILIEAQKAWESAVIGPGLGLSPGAGRFLRALWSRWEVRSVLDADALNWLARAIEPPVAFCILTPHPGEAGRLLGEPATAATVQSDRFGAVRRLCETLRRPVLLKGAYSVYATHGGPLTVNSTGNAGMASGGTGDVLAGVIGTLLAQLPPGFWTEAGWKGALWHGLAGDLCAQEIGKIGFSASDIAQFLPRARSILTT
- a CDS encoding RNA-binding protein; translation: MYALNFYSELYEDLLAKNRKTATIRLGDKSDKYRAGMIVWVTVGPRFGRRQKLYAAIVDRVEVKPIVDLSPRDIERENPEMRTQDDVIALLARLYDDFVTPANLVTVIHFSRVDE
- a CDS encoding alpha/beta fold hydrolase, whose protein sequence is MLILVLLCVAGGIVLTYFLLLAVVAWVSVRPPRMPQSSTPAQMGMPQETVSILTNDGQTLRAWWVTGSGDTTVVFVHGYFTNRCEFVPFVSQFRARGASCLFFDLRAHGTSSGKRCTFGVEEALDVAAAVRWVKEQRPDDRIVLIGNSMGGVACARQAAIEPGSVDALVLDSAYAKVNEAARGWWSFFLRGKFKTLLRPTGLFGRIFVRVNLEDANLEESLVKISGAPVLFIYGRIDPLIPAASAARCIEAAGPRAEAVWFEDTNHARARFKEPKRYVEEIFGFMERHDLMPRA
- a CDS encoding alpha/beta fold hydrolase — translated: MSAVWTVVGVLLSLPFLYLLLLLGLSYLSVRPPRVPLYMFPSQFGEPQEWVEFDSQDGLRIRGWWSASDGDVVAVFVHGYAANRCELVPYGLRLRQMGVSALYVDLRCHGASDRAKCTFGIDEAMDVRAAVAFARSKNPKAKIVVFGSSMGAAASARAWADDPGLADAMIFDGPYARLDEAARGFWHVTGVAQIARFLGPIAVVGRVWAGIDPKKVDMEPVFARLCGRPVLFLYGTRDWVVPMESASRCVSAAEAQTQVVYFEGQGHGQARYHEPAKYFDSIVAFLEGQGLVDPVQEA
- a CDS encoding phosphoribosylaminoimidazolesuccinocarboxamide synthase produces the protein MPVLLTSSVGSLPLVHRGKVRDTYDLGDSYLIVASDRISAFDVVMANGVPEKGRILTQMSDYWFRSLSDVCPHHLLETDDEAIARRVPGWDGSLAGRSVVVRKARPLSIECVARGYLMGSLYKEYVRQGGTVHGLRLPDGLQEGSRLPEPIFTPATKAQEGHDENISFDEAVSREAPGVAEQARSWTMELYRRAADRAASVGLILADTKFEFGTTDEGLIWIDEALTPDSSRYWEASLWKPGGAQPSFDKQFVRDYLESIGWDKRPPGPTLPDDVVSKTRDKYLEAYRRVTGRDL
- a CDS encoding 3-deoxy-D-manno-octulosonic acid transferase; translation: MVIWIYNILLTLGSLVWVPWMLWRARRRKEGVDWRQRSGEYPFKLEKGRPRVWIHAVSVGEVMAALPVLREVRQVGPDVEIVLSVTTSSGHRTATGFPDAYDRLVYFPIDVYRFVLAALVRVRPTVVAVMETELWMNFLDASQNLGATTILINGRISDRSFPRARTFRFFYRDLLRRVDRCLMQTTVDAERITALGARSVEVFGNCKYDQALEGLDAQPGVWRGELGLDPERPTLVVGSTRSEREEALVVEALGTMKTEGLQVVWAPRHLERTDAIVAALAGLPGGAVRRSQSRSLAGSGSRVMVLDTYGELAQVYCVADAVVIGGGFDDLGGQNILQPLAHGKPVVHGPHMQNFRDVATAATARGCSLTVSDAASLAATLDGLFADPEGRARMGAAARELVAENLGASRRYAEAVVAAAKKTD
- a CDS encoding tetratricopeptide repeat protein, encoding MQIAVLPLNAGPNSRPALARQLSNFACEIARNVTGKEIHAVNYLAQFPDDQGVTRFAMVNPSETLNDPEMVAQFFQQAQMEKLVDGLVAENEGGGGTVTVRVFQNGATDPATQRDFAFLPGGVFGPARGFVEFLVSQLDASMPDSLREDEDLFGTNDPTAFEEFMVGFDGLQYIEKSQGMVANEFDPAQAIGSLKSAWEKDTDWEAPFIALLNLCRLCTQHRIGDAHLIEATLKEMTEKEPDDARAWFALGDFYGSVGNAQGTIDNMEKAIVKLQMRAAKLRKEAEAARTAGNPDEAAELEQQATAAANDEAPILARLGIAQVQMQMPANAERNLRRAVDLEGDDKPSLGLLSQVLSQTGRAHEVPALWKDMVDKFPQNPQFQVNYAGSLMQAGREAEAMRVLDTAVESVEDATMVKRVYAGILAQKGELDRAMDYFEDVIEVAPEDVQVKLEYAQTLQNANRSFEVPPVLRDVLNKEIDPNTRAQTQAWLLRLEQPKRVEAVEAGAKKLEEGDPQGALRELKPLKTWMSDFWELWMHLANAHNQVGEYKEAEEALSHLLGMFPGCEPAYAMLAASLHGQDRDEDAYNFLRNGLAQNTGSLTLALNFAQACMWTGRDDEGKAIIGQIREAMQGNEEVMKILDSIERQQDFSDIV